In Bacillaceae bacterium S4-13-56, a single window of DNA contains:
- the yycF gene encoding response regulator YycF has protein sequence MSQIILVVDDEQPIADILKFNLEREGYEVLCAYDGDEAVEMAFSIKPDLILLDIMLPKRDGMEVCREIRKRYTMPIIMLTAKDSEIDKVLGLELGADDYVTKPFSNRELIARVKANLRRHQVAPQTNRVNQNEIRIGKLVIYPDAYSVTRGGTEIDLTHREFELLHYLAKHIGQVMTREHLLQTVWGYDYFGDVRTVDVTVRRLREKIEENPSNPLWIVTRRGVGYYLRNPDQE, from the coding sequence TTGAGTCAAATAATACTTGTTGTGGATGACGAACAACCCATTGCCGATATTTTAAAATTCAATCTAGAACGAGAAGGATACGAAGTACTCTGTGCTTATGATGGAGATGAAGCTGTAGAGATGGCTTTTTCAATAAAACCAGATTTAATTTTGTTGGATATCATGTTACCGAAAAGGGACGGTATGGAAGTGTGCCGTGAAATTAGAAAGAGATACACAATGCCGATTATCATGTTAACAGCTAAAGATTCAGAAATTGATAAAGTACTAGGGCTAGAACTCGGAGCGGATGATTATGTAACAAAGCCCTTTAGCAATCGAGAATTAATTGCACGTGTTAAAGCTAATTTAAGAAGACATCAGGTAGCACCACAAACCAATAGGGTAAATCAAAATGAAATTAGAATTGGAAAGCTTGTGATATATCCTGATGCCTATTCAGTAACGAGAGGTGGTACCGAAATAGACCTCACTCATCGTGAATTTGAGTTGTTGCATTATTTAGCAAAGCATATTGGACAGGTTATGACCAGGGAACATTTACTTCAGACAGTTTGGGGTTATGATTATTTTGGTGATGTAAGGACTGTTGATGTCACTGTACGAAGACTTAGAGAAAAGATTGAGGAGAATCCAAGTAACCCTCTCTGGATCGTCACCAGAAGAGGAGTTGGATATTACCTAAGAAATCCGGATCAGGAGTAG
- a CDS encoding M23 family metallopeptidase: MGKNIGTQPLGNYKVQQKQSMFKKVVITTCVGMGITIGSVVYADSIDSNLPTVYHVYLDGKYVGTVDQKSVVKKYVEDQIDESSDDFDNLQLVVGQEISYIPETVFRPTYNNRSVLTALESQMSVQANAVKLEVGGELVGYLATKEDVESALKKILEKYVPDNVVSQFNISQLSSDTLSVVDSSTLDVSFSKKVSLSEEKVVPSDILTVEQAVKLLLKGTLTDKVHTIQSGEVLGQIAEKYDLSVKTLEDLNPGITEESILQIGAKVNVTGYDSYVNVVTEEKIKETVNIPYETIVKETSDLYKGQTRIQQVGGNGKKEVFYSLKKENGQVVEKEMIEEKIISNPTEKIVLKGTKVSPSRGTGNFSWPTVGGRITSPMGARWGSYHKGIDISGVSDRTIRAADNGTVSYAGWDGTYGNKVVINHNNGFRTVYAHLSRINVNVGQTVPRGASIGVMGTTGRSTGVHLHFEVLKNGSNVNPLNYTSR, translated from the coding sequence GTGGGGAAGAATATTGGAACTCAGCCTTTGGGGAATTATAAGGTACAACAAAAACAATCAATGTTTAAAAAAGTAGTGATTACAACTTGTGTTGGCATGGGTATAACTATTGGCTCTGTCGTTTATGCTGATTCTATTGATAGTAATCTACCAACAGTTTATCATGTGTATTTAGATGGAAAATATGTAGGAACGGTTGATCAAAAGAGTGTTGTAAAAAAATACGTAGAGGATCAAATTGATGAATCCTCTGATGATTTTGATAACCTGCAATTGGTTGTAGGTCAAGAAATTTCATATATACCTGAAACTGTATTTCGTCCAACATACAACAACCGATCTGTTTTGACTGCTTTAGAAAGTCAAATGTCCGTTCAAGCTAATGCTGTAAAGTTAGAGGTAGGCGGAGAACTAGTTGGATATTTAGCAACTAAGGAAGATGTAGAAAGCGCATTAAAAAAAATACTAGAGAAATATGTTCCAGATAACGTTGTAAGTCAATTTAATATTTCTCAATTATCCTCTGACACTCTTTCCGTTGTTGATTCTAGTACATTAGACGTATCGTTTTCAAAAAAAGTTTCACTGTCAGAAGAGAAAGTTGTTCCTAGTGATATATTAACCGTTGAACAGGCAGTTAAACTTCTTTTGAAAGGAACCTTAACCGATAAGGTGCATACGATTCAGTCTGGAGAAGTCTTAGGTCAAATTGCAGAGAAATACGATCTTTCGGTGAAAACCTTAGAAGATTTAAATCCTGGAATTACCGAAGAATCTATTTTACAAATTGGAGCAAAGGTAAATGTAACAGGATATGATTCATATGTTAATGTGGTTACGGAGGAAAAGATAAAAGAAACCGTAAACATTCCATATGAAACTATAGTTAAAGAAACTTCGGATCTATATAAAGGACAAACTAGAATACAGCAAGTAGGCGGTAACGGTAAAAAAGAAGTCTTTTATTCTTTAAAGAAAGAAAACGGACAGGTAGTAGAAAAAGAAATGATAGAAGAAAAAATTATTTCTAATCCTACGGAAAAAATAGTATTAAAAGGGACCAAAGTTTCTCCATCTCGAGGAACAGGGAATTTCTCTTGGCCAACAGTAGGAGGAAGAATTACAAGTCCTATGGGAGCAAGATGGGGATCCTATCATAAAGGAATTGATATATCAGGCGTAAGTGACCGTACAATTAGAGCAGCGGACAATGGAACAGTGTCATATGCAGGTTGGGATGGAACTTATGGAAATAAAGTAGTGATCAATCATAACAATGGCTTTAGAACTGTCTATGCTCATTTAAGTCGAATTAATGTGAATGTGGGACAAACTGTACCAAGAGGAGCTTCCATTGGTGTCATGGGAACAACAGGAAGATCAACAGGTGTTCACCTACATTTCGAGGTTCTTAAAAACGGATCGAATGTAAATCCACTGAACTACACAAGTAGATAA
- the walK gene encoding cell wall metabolism sensor histidine kinase WalK, translating into MNKVGFFQSIRLKFIIIYILLLLLAIQVIGVYFAQQLEENLMINFQNSINERLELLSYNLEQAMTAERTEEGPTLQQDVQNILFDFDSNDIAELQVIDNKSRIIGTTNQLDQNLIGKRITEYRIKRTLLLGSEDVRIMLERERGDRTLVMSIPIYRNQEIIGAIYLEATLEGIYDQLDQINQIFANGTILAITISALVGVLVARTITKPIAEMRKQSQLMAKGDFTKKVKVYGNDEIGQLAVSVNDLNDQLRRAQATTEGERQKLSSVLSNMTDGVIATDRKGNVILMNEPASRLIGYDFEEVKGKNIIDVLDLTERIKDIGQLHKEGVILIDFSDENQDLILRSSFSIVLDENETVDGFITVLSDVTEQEKVEQERREFVANVSHELRTPLTTMKSYLEALTDGAWQDQEIAPRFLKVTQNETERMIRLVNDLLQLSKMDNKEHRFTKQRVNMVPFIHSIIDRFEIQKHEHIVFKREIEDEPIYVEMDPDKITQVFDNILSNAIKYSPEGGTIVIKTHNDMEEITISVTDEGVGIPKGKVSKIFERFYRVDKARSRNLGGTGLGLAIAKEMIDAHHGHIWATSKEGQGTTIIFTLPVSKWKRGKQQ; encoded by the coding sequence ATGAATAAAGTAGGTTTTTTTCAGTCAATAAGACTAAAATTTATCATTATCTATATATTACTACTCTTGTTGGCTATACAAGTAATTGGAGTTTACTTTGCCCAGCAGCTTGAGGAAAACCTAATGATAAATTTCCAAAACTCTATAAACGAAAGGTTGGAATTGCTTAGTTATAATCTCGAACAAGCCATGACAGCCGAACGGACAGAGGAAGGACCCACTTTACAACAGGATGTACAAAACATCCTGTTTGATTTTGATTCCAATGATATAGCAGAACTTCAAGTTATTGATAATAAAAGTCGTATTATTGGGACGACGAATCAATTAGACCAAAATTTGATTGGGAAACGTATAACGGAATATCGAATCAAACGCACTTTGCTTCTAGGAAGTGAAGATGTGAGAATCATGCTCGAAAGAGAGCGTGGGGATCGAACCTTAGTCATGAGTATCCCTATTTATCGTAATCAAGAAATCATAGGTGCCATTTATTTAGAGGCAACTCTTGAGGGTATTTATGATCAACTGGATCAAATTAATCAAATTTTTGCAAATGGAACAATTTTAGCGATAACCATTTCCGCATTGGTAGGTGTATTGGTAGCACGTACAATCACCAAGCCTATAGCAGAAATGCGAAAACAATCACAATTAATGGCAAAGGGTGATTTCACGAAAAAGGTTAAAGTTTATGGAAATGATGAAATTGGTCAGCTAGCTGTTTCTGTAAATGATCTTAATGATCAATTAAGGCGAGCGCAAGCAACCACAGAAGGAGAACGACAGAAACTTAGTTCAGTTTTATCTAACATGACGGATGGGGTTATTGCTACTGACCGAAAAGGAAATGTTATTTTAATGAATGAGCCCGCCTCACGATTAATAGGATATGATTTTGAAGAAGTAAAGGGCAAAAATATAATTGATGTTTTAGATCTTACAGAACGAATTAAGGATATTGGTCAACTTCATAAGGAGGGAGTTATTCTTATTGATTTTAGTGACGAAAATCAAGATTTAATTTTGCGGTCAAGCTTTTCTATTGTTTTGGATGAAAATGAAACTGTTGATGGCTTTATCACTGTTCTAAGTGATGTTACTGAACAGGAAAAGGTAGAACAGGAGAGAAGAGAATTCGTCGCCAACGTAAGTCATGAGTTAAGAACTCCACTAACAACTATGAAGAGTTATTTGGAGGCATTAACGGATGGTGCATGGCAGGATCAAGAGATTGCGCCGCGTTTTCTTAAAGTAACTCAAAATGAAACGGAACGGATGATTCGCTTGGTCAATGACCTTCTACAGTTATCAAAAATGGATAATAAAGAGCATCGTTTTACAAAGCAAAGGGTTAATATGGTTCCTTTTATTCATTCCATCATTGATCGATTTGAAATTCAAAAGCATGAGCATATTGTTTTTAAAAGGGAAATTGAGGATGAGCCCATTTATGTAGAAATGGACCCGGATAAAATTACTCAAGTATTTGATAATATTTTATCCAATGCTATCAAATATTCTCCTGAAGGTGGAACAATTGTTATTAAAACTCATAACGATATGGAAGAAATTACCATAAGTGTCACTGATGAAGGAGTAGGAATCCCTAAAGGGAAAGTGTCCAAAATCTTTGAACGCTTTTATCGAGTAGACAAAGCGAGATCAAGGAATTTGGGAGGTACAGGTTTAGGACTTGCTATTGCAAAAGAAATGATTGATGCCCACCATGGCCATATTTGGGCAACTAGTAAAGAGGGACAAGGGACTACTATTATTTTTACCCTTCCAGTAAGCAAATGGAAGCGAGGAAAGCAGCAATGA